The Miscanthus floridulus cultivar M001 chromosome 6, ASM1932011v1, whole genome shotgun sequence genomic interval gatattgatgaagatgttagccatagaatcaaagcagggtggatgaagtggcgccaagcatctgatgtcatatgtgacaaaagggtaccacagaagctaaaaggcaagttttataggacgacgattagacctgctatgttgtatggtgcagaatgttggcctacgaaaagacgacatgttcaacggaTAAGTgttgcggaaatgcgtatgttgcgttggatttgcggtcatacaagaaggaatcgagttcggaacgatgatatacgtgataaattaggggtagcaccaattgaagaaaagcttgtccaacactggttgagatggtttggacatgtccaacggagatctccagaggcaccagtgcgtagtggaatcctaagccaggatagtaacgtgaagagaggcagaagaagaccaaagttgacttgggtataagcaataaaaggagacttgaaaggatggaatatacccaaagacttagccttagatatgagtgcttggaaaacagctattcaaccttgattgcttctgctgggtttcaactctagcctaccccaacttgtttgggacttaaaggctttgttgttgttgttgttgttgaatgaAGAAAAGCTGTGCAGTTTGTGAAAGTGTTCTGGAGGATGTCTACAAGGTGACAAACAAAAGCTTCCACCTTTTTCTAATGTCTTCATAATAAACATTACTGATAAAAATCAAATCAACCAAGATACTCACGAGAAATAGATCTTAGCACAATATCCTGCCAGAGCAGAAAGGATGGCAATTACAACCCAGAAATCAGCTTTAGGCATTTCCAGTGAACTGATGAGTGTAACCTATGTGATGTGACACAAGTAAATCAGAAGGTGAAGTATCACAACAGAATCAAATGAAACTGGTTACAGTCCACTTACAAGTCCAATGACAACTGAAACAATAAATTGAACCCAGTCCATAGGTGTGAGGCTTGGGTTTTTCTTCTCAGGCTGCAACAATTACAGTGGTTCTTCAGCATAATTCCAGTTAAACGATAAATATGAATGCGAAAATTTTCTTCAGACAAGGCAACTCCCAGTGCTAACCAGAACCAACTCCATATCTGCCATTGGAATATTTTTGAAGTGTTTTACATGAATTGCTCTATCATCCTGGTCCTTTGGACTTTTTCTCCTGAAGGAAAACATCACAAATCAGTGCATGCTGTAATTCAAACAAATCACGCAACCATCCATGTCAGAACCAAGACTAGAAAATTTTGTCTGCAACCTAAAATCATTTTATAACCTTTACCTATACAAGACAATCACCTCTTCAAATGTAGGCTCTTGAATTGTGACCTTGCCGATTAAATTCTGAAAGCTGCAAAGAGGAAACTGTAAGACCATGAGAGAAAGTGATCGAGAGTGTGACAGCTTAATAACAGGTTAAAGAAGAGAGCAAACCTTAACTTCATTGTTTCAAGTCGTATGCGTTCAACATAAAGCTCCTTGTCTTCTACTTCACTAGCTAAATCATCATTCTTCTTGGAATCTATCTTTGGCTTACTATTTTTCTTTCTTGAGAAGAGCTTTTGCAGTCTGAAGCGCAGTATGGAAAATAGTAAAATTTTGGGTGAGCAAGATCAAATGTACAGGGCATTAAATCTGCCGCAGATAGCATACCTCGTTTTCTCAAGGAACCCTCGCCATGCACGAGCTATGATCATGTCCACTTTCTCCATGAAGAAAAAGTTGCTAGTGCGGTCCAATCCAATGCCCCTACGAAATATAACATACTGGCACATGAAGGATTATGTCAGCTAAATAAGTAGTTGTTGATCAACAATATCTGAGGAATACTAAGCAACAACTCAATGACACTTGGAGAGAAGAGGTCTGGACTCTGAAGGAGCAACAGTAAACAAAAAAAATGATACAATACACAACGCATGATTGTCTATAAGAAGAATTAGCTGACAACTAAATTAGAGTAACCCGAATATGAATGTTTGACTGCTTGGCTGGTCACACAAAACGAGAATTTGTTTTTTACGAAATAACACTAACCTGTTGTAACTCAAGAACAAAGGAACAATCTACTGATGACTTTCCAAAAAGAAATGTTCATCTATGTCATGTATAAAAAATATCACCTTATCCGAGAAGTCAGGTAGGTTTTCATGACGGTGCTCCTTAAAATACTTCAACAGAAGCTTGTTATCTAACTGTTAAAGGGCAAAAACAAATTGGAATTTCACACTGAAATTTAGTGAATTTTAGATAAGGACATATTTTGCTTTTGCAGGGAAGGGCATTCACCTTTGATTCATCAACTTTAATAGGAAGATTCAACAGATATTGTCCAGAATGAGCAAGTTCAACCTCATCGTCATTTACTATGTTAAAATTGCTCTTTTCCATCACCTGCACTTCAAGTAAGGACACTT includes:
- the LOC136459847 gene encoding uncharacterized protein isoform X3, whose product is MLEQNFLSYFFRVMEKSNFNIVNDDEVELAHSGQYLLNLPIKVDESKLDNKLLLKYFKEHRHENLPDFSDKYVIFRRGIGLDRTSNFFFMEKVDMIIARAWRGFLEKTRLQKLFSRKKNSKPKIDSKKNDDLASEVEDKELYVERIRLETMKLSFQNLIGKVTIQEPTFEEVIVLYRRKSPKDQDDRAIHVKHFKNIPMADMELVLPEKKNPSLTPMDWVQFIVSVVIGLVTLISSLEMPKADFWVVIAILSALAGYCAKIYFSFQQNMATYQNLITQSMYDKQLDSGKGTLLHLCDDVIQQEVKEVIIAYYILMENGKATSDDLDLQCEELIQEEFGLQCNFEVMDAVQKLERLGIITRDSIGRICCVPLKRANEIIGGTTEELVMKARQS
- the LOC136459847 gene encoding uncharacterized protein isoform X2 — encoded protein: MAEADAGKEKKEVVRLERESVIPIMKPKLIMKLAYLIEHQSDKQEFLKLCKRVEYTIRAWYHLQFDDMMELFALFDPVHGAKKLQQQNFSSEEVDMLEQNFLSYFFRVMEKSNFNIVNDDEVELAHSGQYLLNLPIKVDESKLDNKLLLKYFKEHRHENLPDFSDKYVIFRRGIGLDRTSNFFFMEKVDMIIARAWRGFLEKTRLQKLFSRKKNSKPKIDSKKNDDLASEVEDKELYVERIRLETMNFQNLIGKVTIQEPTFEEVIVLYRRKSPKDQDDRAIHVKHFKNIPMADMELVLPEKKNPSLTPMDWVQFIVSVVIGLVTLISSLEMPKADFWVVIAILSALAGYCAKIYFSFQQNMATYQNLITQSMYDKQLDSGKGTLLHLCDDVIQQEVKEVIIAYYILMENGKATSDDLDLQCEELIQEEFGLQCNFEVMDAVQKLERLGIITRDSIGRICCVPLKRANEIIGGTTEELVMKARQS
- the LOC136459847 gene encoding uncharacterized protein isoform X1 → MAEADAGKEKKEVVRLERESVIPIMKPKLIMKLAYLIEHQSDKQEFLKLCKRVEYTIRAWYHLQFDDMMELFALFDPVHGAKKLQQQNFSSEEVDMLEQNFLSYFFRVMEKSNFNIVNDDEVELAHSGQYLLNLPIKVDESKLDNKLLLKYFKEHRHENLPDFSDKYVIFRRGIGLDRTSNFFFMEKVDMIIARAWRGFLEKTRLQKLFSRKKNSKPKIDSKKNDDLASEVEDKELYVERIRLETMKLSFQNLIGKVTIQEPTFEEVIVLYRRKSPKDQDDRAIHVKHFKNIPMADMELVLPEKKNPSLTPMDWVQFIVSVVIGLVTLISSLEMPKADFWVVIAILSALAGYCAKIYFSFQQNMATYQNLITQSMYDKQLDSGKGTLLHLCDDVIQQEVKEVIIAYYILMENGKATSDDLDLQCEELIQEEFGLQCNFEVMDAVQKLERLGIITRDSIGRICCVPLKRANEIIGGTTEELVMKARQS